In Triticum aestivum cultivar Chinese Spring chromosome 5B, IWGSC CS RefSeq v2.1, whole genome shotgun sequence, the following proteins share a genomic window:
- the LOC123112656 gene encoding putative disease resistance RPP13-like protein 1 isoform X1 translates to MADPVSAAVAVGWAMKAAGWVASPIISELYKKASSVLNLDASGKLKELEPKILLLQRVMEVVEESPYRPCLEQLFSDLKSAFYEAEDILDDVEYYRLEKQIQDDYLKLEVATPRRNKNRVKKLLKSAVKKCNALKDEQCGMSKIELKQSLEKIEKVINDACGFFEQMNFTNKSNTNLTKPANSRGAVTTARPPSVVIGRDKDCDNIVAMLHDKEEGAQPDTKSVQCYSVIGIHGIGGSGKSTLSQLVCAREQKDGHFNLVMWVHVSQDFSVDTIFGQMSEAASRTPCPQFNNLDTLQTNLEKVLHGKRFLLVLDDVWYNNRDVRQYEKLQQILSPLNAGEAGSKILVTSRTKDALIALGAAEQRCIPMSVLGEDVFLKLFKHYAFHNVCVAADDRIRLEDIATQIAKKLKGSPLVAKIVGGQLRMRPNIDYWRISRDGNHLDDTMGALWWSYQHLDEQVRQCFAYCSIFPRRRQLEQHELVKLWAAEGFARSSDEGKDSEDVCQGYFDVLVSASFLQHGVGKYSSKTDTYIVHDLLLDLADKVAGSDCFRTENRWKRSGDSWTMEGCEDEVPPDIRHVFVQTYGSELINEKICKLDNLRTLIIDSAEGRTPVEEKVLKSLFVRLRKLRVLTVASDQGMLSVPESIGQLRHLRYLAFMTRYGSDSRLVLPGTLTKLYHMQVLDFGNISDLVFGSCEDMFSLINLRHIIRVPFREIRSIGRLTLLRTLETFEVREEQGCELKQLSDLNQLCGKRTILGLQNVESQQEALEANLADKEGLRTLELWWNYDERAELKEKEVQTEVLEGLCPPKLLESLTIYCYDGLRYPSWMMGRHNGGPKYLSTLSLHCCSTELGPELGGFCPHLRSLYIFGCSWDTLPDKMEHLTSLKVLGLDRCRNIRSLPMLPQSLECFRLSRSNEMLTSSCRTVRDPNWEKLQHVPEVYVEGKSSHSHNNISFGVCCIASPYISSMSRVVRSFLNQFAKLANTRLPAGNESLIYFTIRA, encoded by the exons ATGGCGGATCCGGTGTCGGCTGCTGTCGCTGTTGGGTGGGCCATGAAGGCCGCTGGGTGGGTCGCCTCGCCCATCATCTCTGAGCTTTACAAGAAGGCCTCCTCCGTCCTCAACTTGGATGCTTCGGGGAAGCTCAAGGAACTGGAGCCAAAGATTTTGCTGCTACAGCGCGTGATGGAAGTAGTTGAGGAGAGCCCTTACAGGCCTTGTCTGGAGCAGCTGTTCAGCGATCTGAAGTCTGCTTTCTACGAAGCAGAGGACATCTTGGATGATGTTGAGTATTACCGTCTCGAGAAACAGATACAAGATGACTATCTCAAGTTAGAGGTGGCCACGCCTCGACGGAACAAGAATCGTGTGAAGAAGCTCTTGAAGTCTGCCGTGAAAAAGTGCAATGCCCTGAAAGATGAG CAGTGTGGCATGTCAAAAATCGAGTTGAAGCAGAGCCTAGAAAAAATAGAAAAGGTCATAAATGATGCATGTGGATTTTTTGAACAGATGAACTTTACAAACAAAAGTAACACTAATCTGACCAAACCTGCCAACTCACGAGGTGCAGTCACTACGGCGAGGCCTCCATCTGTGGTCATCGGACGAGATAAAGATTGTGATAACATAGTAGCAATGCTTCATGATAAGGAAGAAGGTGCTCAACCAGACACCAAGAGTGTTCAATGTTATTCCGTAATCGGCATTCATGGCATCGGTGGTTCTGGGAAATCAACCCTTTCACAACTTGTTTGTGCCCGTGAGCAAAAGGATGGTCATTTCAACCTTGTTATGTGGGTTCACGTTTCTCAGGATTTTAGTGTGGATACCATTTTCGGGCAGATGTCTGAGGCCGCTAGCAGGACCCCGTGCCCTCAGTTCAATAATCTTGACACCTTACAAACTAATTTGGAGAAGGTACTGCATGGAAAACGGTTCCTCTTGGTACTAGATGATGTTTGGTACAATAATAGAGATGTGAGGCAGTATGAGAAGCTGCAACAGATACTTTCACCGCTGAACGCTGGAGAAGCAGGAAGCAAGATCCTGGTGACTAGCCGAACTAAAGATGCATTGATAGCTCTGGGTGCTGCAGAGCAGAGATGTATTCCCATGTCAGTCCTAGGTGAAGATGTCTTCCTGAAATTGTTCAAGCACTATGCATTTCACAACGTGTGCGTTGCTGCTGATGACCGAATAAGACTCGAAGACATCGCAACTCAGATTGCAAAAAAGCTAAAGGGGTCGCCTCTAGTGGCCAAAATTGTTGGAGGGCAGCTACGTATGAGGCCAAACATTGATTACTGGAGAATTTCGCGAGATGGGAACCACTTGGATGACACcatgggagctctgtggtggagctACCAACATCTTGATGAACAGGTCAGACAATGCTTCGCTTACTGCAGTATTTTTCCTCGGAGACGTCAGTTGGAACAACATGAGTTAGTTAAGCTTTGGGCTGCAGAAGGGTTTGCTAGAAGTAGCGATGAAGGGAAGGATTCAGAAGATGTTTGCCAGGGATACTTTGATGTACTAGTGTCAGCCTCATTTCTGCAACATGGAGTAGGGAAGTACTCCAGTAAAACGGACACTTATATAGTTCATGATCTGTTGCTTGATTTAGCGGATAAGGTCGCTGGAAGTGATTGTTTCAGAACTGAGAATCGGTGGAAAAGGTCAGGAGATAGCTGGACAATGGAAGGATGTGAAGATGAAGTTCCCCCAGACATCCGCCATGTTTTTGTTCAGACCTATGGTTCAGAATTGATCAATGAGAAAATATGTAAATTGGACAACCTGCGCACTCTCATCATTGACAGTGCAGAAGGGAGAACACCAGTTGAGGAGAAAGTCCTCAAGAGTCTGTTTGTGAGGCTAAGGAAGTTGCGGGTGCTTACCGTAGCTAGTGATCAAGGTATGTTGTCAGTCCCAGAATCTATTGGTCAGCTAAGGCATCTACGGTATCTTGCTTTTATGACCAGATATGGTTCAGACAGCAGGCTGGTTTTACCAGGCACTTTGACCAAGCTTTACCACATGCAGGTTCTAGATTTTGGTAACATTAGCGATTTGGTGTTTGGCTCGTGTGAAGATATGTTTAGTCTCATCAACTTGCGACATATAATCCGAGTGCCGTTTCGGGAAATTCGAAGCATTGGCAGGCTGACATTACTTCGAACGCTGGAAACATTTGAAGTAAGAGAGGAACAAGGGTGCGAGTTAAAGCAACTCAGCGACCTAAACCAGCTTTGTGGCAAACGGACTATCTTGGGCCTCCAAAATGTTGAAAGCCAGCAGGAAGCTCTTGAAGCCAACCTAGCCGATAAAGAAGGGCTCAGAACATTGGAACTGTGGTGGAATTATGATGAGAGAGCAGAGTTAAAAGAAAAGGAAGTTCAGACAGAGGTACTAGAGGGTCTATGCCCACCGAAGCTTCTCGAATCACTGACCATATACTGCTACGATGGTTTGAGATACCCAAGTTGGATGATGGGTAGGCACAATGGTGGCCCAAAGTATCTGAGCACACTCAGCCTGCACTGTTGCAGCACAGAACTTGGCCCAGAACTTGGTGGGTTTTGCCCTCACCTCCGTTCACTCTATATCTTCGGTTGCAGCTGGGACACCTTGCCAGACAAAATGGAGCACCTGACGTCACTGAAGGTCCTGGGCCTCGATCGCTGCCGGAATATTCGGTCGCTTCCAATGCTGCCGCAGTCTCTTGAGTGCTTCAGACTCAGTCGCTCCAATGAGATGTTGACGAGTTCGTGCAGAACAGTTAGAGATCCCAATTGGGAAAAGCTTCAGCACGTTCCTGAAGTATATGTTGAAGGTAAATCAAGTCACTCGCACAATAATATATCATTTGGTGTGTGTTGCATAGCATCACCATATATATCTTCCATGTCAAGAGTTGTTAGATCGTTTCTTAATCAGTTTGCTAAACTGGCAAACACCAGGCTACCGGCTGGAAACGAGAGCCTGATATACTTCACCATCAGAGCCTGA
- the LOC123112656 gene encoding putative disease resistance RPP13-like protein 1 isoform X2, protein MADPVSAAVAVGWAMKAAGWVASPIISELYKKASSVLNLDASGKLKELEPKILLLQRVMEVVEESPYRPCLEQLFSDLKSAFYEAEDILDDVEYYRLEKQIQDDYLKLEVATPRRNKNRVKKLLKSAVKKCNALKDECGMSKIELKQSLEKIEKVINDACGFFEQMNFTNKSNTNLTKPANSRGAVTTARPPSVVIGRDKDCDNIVAMLHDKEEGAQPDTKSVQCYSVIGIHGIGGSGKSTLSQLVCAREQKDGHFNLVMWVHVSQDFSVDTIFGQMSEAASRTPCPQFNNLDTLQTNLEKVLHGKRFLLVLDDVWYNNRDVRQYEKLQQILSPLNAGEAGSKILVTSRTKDALIALGAAEQRCIPMSVLGEDVFLKLFKHYAFHNVCVAADDRIRLEDIATQIAKKLKGSPLVAKIVGGQLRMRPNIDYWRISRDGNHLDDTMGALWWSYQHLDEQVRQCFAYCSIFPRRRQLEQHELVKLWAAEGFARSSDEGKDSEDVCQGYFDVLVSASFLQHGVGKYSSKTDTYIVHDLLLDLADKVAGSDCFRTENRWKRSGDSWTMEGCEDEVPPDIRHVFVQTYGSELINEKICKLDNLRTLIIDSAEGRTPVEEKVLKSLFVRLRKLRVLTVASDQGMLSVPESIGQLRHLRYLAFMTRYGSDSRLVLPGTLTKLYHMQVLDFGNISDLVFGSCEDMFSLINLRHIIRVPFREIRSIGRLTLLRTLETFEVREEQGCELKQLSDLNQLCGKRTILGLQNVESQQEALEANLADKEGLRTLELWWNYDERAELKEKEVQTEVLEGLCPPKLLESLTIYCYDGLRYPSWMMGRHNGGPKYLSTLSLHCCSTELGPELGGFCPHLRSLYIFGCSWDTLPDKMEHLTSLKVLGLDRCRNIRSLPMLPQSLECFRLSRSNEMLTSSCRTVRDPNWEKLQHVPEVYVEGKSSHSHNNISFGVCCIASPYISSMSRVVRSFLNQFAKLANTRLPAGNESLIYFTIRA, encoded by the exons ATGGCGGATCCGGTGTCGGCTGCTGTCGCTGTTGGGTGGGCCATGAAGGCCGCTGGGTGGGTCGCCTCGCCCATCATCTCTGAGCTTTACAAGAAGGCCTCCTCCGTCCTCAACTTGGATGCTTCGGGGAAGCTCAAGGAACTGGAGCCAAAGATTTTGCTGCTACAGCGCGTGATGGAAGTAGTTGAGGAGAGCCCTTACAGGCCTTGTCTGGAGCAGCTGTTCAGCGATCTGAAGTCTGCTTTCTACGAAGCAGAGGACATCTTGGATGATGTTGAGTATTACCGTCTCGAGAAACAGATACAAGATGACTATCTCAAGTTAGAGGTGGCCACGCCTCGACGGAACAAGAATCGTGTGAAGAAGCTCTTGAAGTCTGCCGTGAAAAAGTGCAATGCCCTGAAAGATGAG TGTGGCATGTCAAAAATCGAGTTGAAGCAGAGCCTAGAAAAAATAGAAAAGGTCATAAATGATGCATGTGGATTTTTTGAACAGATGAACTTTACAAACAAAAGTAACACTAATCTGACCAAACCTGCCAACTCACGAGGTGCAGTCACTACGGCGAGGCCTCCATCTGTGGTCATCGGACGAGATAAAGATTGTGATAACATAGTAGCAATGCTTCATGATAAGGAAGAAGGTGCTCAACCAGACACCAAGAGTGTTCAATGTTATTCCGTAATCGGCATTCATGGCATCGGTGGTTCTGGGAAATCAACCCTTTCACAACTTGTTTGTGCCCGTGAGCAAAAGGATGGTCATTTCAACCTTGTTATGTGGGTTCACGTTTCTCAGGATTTTAGTGTGGATACCATTTTCGGGCAGATGTCTGAGGCCGCTAGCAGGACCCCGTGCCCTCAGTTCAATAATCTTGACACCTTACAAACTAATTTGGAGAAGGTACTGCATGGAAAACGGTTCCTCTTGGTACTAGATGATGTTTGGTACAATAATAGAGATGTGAGGCAGTATGAGAAGCTGCAACAGATACTTTCACCGCTGAACGCTGGAGAAGCAGGAAGCAAGATCCTGGTGACTAGCCGAACTAAAGATGCATTGATAGCTCTGGGTGCTGCAGAGCAGAGATGTATTCCCATGTCAGTCCTAGGTGAAGATGTCTTCCTGAAATTGTTCAAGCACTATGCATTTCACAACGTGTGCGTTGCTGCTGATGACCGAATAAGACTCGAAGACATCGCAACTCAGATTGCAAAAAAGCTAAAGGGGTCGCCTCTAGTGGCCAAAATTGTTGGAGGGCAGCTACGTATGAGGCCAAACATTGATTACTGGAGAATTTCGCGAGATGGGAACCACTTGGATGACACcatgggagctctgtggtggagctACCAACATCTTGATGAACAGGTCAGACAATGCTTCGCTTACTGCAGTATTTTTCCTCGGAGACGTCAGTTGGAACAACATGAGTTAGTTAAGCTTTGGGCTGCAGAAGGGTTTGCTAGAAGTAGCGATGAAGGGAAGGATTCAGAAGATGTTTGCCAGGGATACTTTGATGTACTAGTGTCAGCCTCATTTCTGCAACATGGAGTAGGGAAGTACTCCAGTAAAACGGACACTTATATAGTTCATGATCTGTTGCTTGATTTAGCGGATAAGGTCGCTGGAAGTGATTGTTTCAGAACTGAGAATCGGTGGAAAAGGTCAGGAGATAGCTGGACAATGGAAGGATGTGAAGATGAAGTTCCCCCAGACATCCGCCATGTTTTTGTTCAGACCTATGGTTCAGAATTGATCAATGAGAAAATATGTAAATTGGACAACCTGCGCACTCTCATCATTGACAGTGCAGAAGGGAGAACACCAGTTGAGGAGAAAGTCCTCAAGAGTCTGTTTGTGAGGCTAAGGAAGTTGCGGGTGCTTACCGTAGCTAGTGATCAAGGTATGTTGTCAGTCCCAGAATCTATTGGTCAGCTAAGGCATCTACGGTATCTTGCTTTTATGACCAGATATGGTTCAGACAGCAGGCTGGTTTTACCAGGCACTTTGACCAAGCTTTACCACATGCAGGTTCTAGATTTTGGTAACATTAGCGATTTGGTGTTTGGCTCGTGTGAAGATATGTTTAGTCTCATCAACTTGCGACATATAATCCGAGTGCCGTTTCGGGAAATTCGAAGCATTGGCAGGCTGACATTACTTCGAACGCTGGAAACATTTGAAGTAAGAGAGGAACAAGGGTGCGAGTTAAAGCAACTCAGCGACCTAAACCAGCTTTGTGGCAAACGGACTATCTTGGGCCTCCAAAATGTTGAAAGCCAGCAGGAAGCTCTTGAAGCCAACCTAGCCGATAAAGAAGGGCTCAGAACATTGGAACTGTGGTGGAATTATGATGAGAGAGCAGAGTTAAAAGAAAAGGAAGTTCAGACAGAGGTACTAGAGGGTCTATGCCCACCGAAGCTTCTCGAATCACTGACCATATACTGCTACGATGGTTTGAGATACCCAAGTTGGATGATGGGTAGGCACAATGGTGGCCCAAAGTATCTGAGCACACTCAGCCTGCACTGTTGCAGCACAGAACTTGGCCCAGAACTTGGTGGGTTTTGCCCTCACCTCCGTTCACTCTATATCTTCGGTTGCAGCTGGGACACCTTGCCAGACAAAATGGAGCACCTGACGTCACTGAAGGTCCTGGGCCTCGATCGCTGCCGGAATATTCGGTCGCTTCCAATGCTGCCGCAGTCTCTTGAGTGCTTCAGACTCAGTCGCTCCAATGAGATGTTGACGAGTTCGTGCAGAACAGTTAGAGATCCCAATTGGGAAAAGCTTCAGCACGTTCCTGAAGTATATGTTGAAGGTAAATCAAGTCACTCGCACAATAATATATCATTTGGTGTGTGTTGCATAGCATCACCATATATATCTTCCATGTCAAGAGTTGTTAGATCGTTTCTTAATCAGTTTGCTAAACTGGCAAACACCAGGCTACCGGCTGGAAACGAGAGCCTGATATACTTCACCATCAGAGCCTGA
- the LOC123112656 gene encoding putative disease resistance RPP13-like protein 1 isoform X3: MADPVSAAVAVGWAMKAAGWVASPIISELYKKASSVLNLDASGKLKELEPKILLLQRVMEVVEESPYRPCLEQLFSDLKSAFYEAEDILDDVEYYRLEKQIQDDYLKLEVATPRRNKNRVKKLLKSAVKKCNALKDEQCGMSKIELKQSLEKIEKVINDACGFFEQMNFTNKSNTNLTKPANSRGAVTTARPPSVVIGRDKDCDNIVAMLHDKEEGAQPDTKSVQCYSVIGIHGIGGSGKSTLSQLVCAREQKDGHFNLVMWVHVSQDFSVDTIFGQMSEAASRTPCPQFNNLDTLQTNLEKVLHGKRFLLVLDDVWYNNRDVRQYEKLQQILSPLNAGEAGSKILVTSRTKDALIALGAAEQRCIPMSVLGEDVFLKLFKHYAFHNVCVAADDRIRLEDIATQIAKKLKGSPLVAKIVGGQLRMRPNIDYWRISRDGNHLDDTMGALWWSYQHLDEQVRQCFAYCSIFPRRRQLEQHELVKLWAAEGFARSSDEGKDSEDVCQGYFDVLVSASFLQHGVGKYSSKTDTYIVHDLLLDLADKVAGSDCFRTENRWKRSGDSWTMEGCEDEVPPDIRHVFVQTYGSELINEKICKLDNLRTLIIDSAEGRTPVEEKVLKSLFVRLRKLRVLTVASDQGMLSVPESIGQLRHLRYLAFMTRYGSDSRLVLPGTLTKLYHMQVLDFGNISDLVFGSCEDMFSLINLRHIIRVPFREIRSIGRLTLLRTLETFEVREEQGCELKQLSDLNQLCGKRTILGLQNVESQQEALEANLADKEGLRTLELWWNYDERAELKEKEVQTEVLEGLCPPKLLESLTIYCYDGLRYPSWMMGRHNGGPKYLSTLSLHCCSTELGPELGGFCPHLRSLYIFGCSWDTLPDKMEHLTSLKVLGLDRCRNIRSLPMLPQSLECFRLSRSNEMLTSSCRTVRDPNWEKLQHVPEVYVEGYRLETRA; the protein is encoded by the exons ATGGCGGATCCGGTGTCGGCTGCTGTCGCTGTTGGGTGGGCCATGAAGGCCGCTGGGTGGGTCGCCTCGCCCATCATCTCTGAGCTTTACAAGAAGGCCTCCTCCGTCCTCAACTTGGATGCTTCGGGGAAGCTCAAGGAACTGGAGCCAAAGATTTTGCTGCTACAGCGCGTGATGGAAGTAGTTGAGGAGAGCCCTTACAGGCCTTGTCTGGAGCAGCTGTTCAGCGATCTGAAGTCTGCTTTCTACGAAGCAGAGGACATCTTGGATGATGTTGAGTATTACCGTCTCGAGAAACAGATACAAGATGACTATCTCAAGTTAGAGGTGGCCACGCCTCGACGGAACAAGAATCGTGTGAAGAAGCTCTTGAAGTCTGCCGTGAAAAAGTGCAATGCCCTGAAAGATGAG CAGTGTGGCATGTCAAAAATCGAGTTGAAGCAGAGCCTAGAAAAAATAGAAAAGGTCATAAATGATGCATGTGGATTTTTTGAACAGATGAACTTTACAAACAAAAGTAACACTAATCTGACCAAACCTGCCAACTCACGAGGTGCAGTCACTACGGCGAGGCCTCCATCTGTGGTCATCGGACGAGATAAAGATTGTGATAACATAGTAGCAATGCTTCATGATAAGGAAGAAGGTGCTCAACCAGACACCAAGAGTGTTCAATGTTATTCCGTAATCGGCATTCATGGCATCGGTGGTTCTGGGAAATCAACCCTTTCACAACTTGTTTGTGCCCGTGAGCAAAAGGATGGTCATTTCAACCTTGTTATGTGGGTTCACGTTTCTCAGGATTTTAGTGTGGATACCATTTTCGGGCAGATGTCTGAGGCCGCTAGCAGGACCCCGTGCCCTCAGTTCAATAATCTTGACACCTTACAAACTAATTTGGAGAAGGTACTGCATGGAAAACGGTTCCTCTTGGTACTAGATGATGTTTGGTACAATAATAGAGATGTGAGGCAGTATGAGAAGCTGCAACAGATACTTTCACCGCTGAACGCTGGAGAAGCAGGAAGCAAGATCCTGGTGACTAGCCGAACTAAAGATGCATTGATAGCTCTGGGTGCTGCAGAGCAGAGATGTATTCCCATGTCAGTCCTAGGTGAAGATGTCTTCCTGAAATTGTTCAAGCACTATGCATTTCACAACGTGTGCGTTGCTGCTGATGACCGAATAAGACTCGAAGACATCGCAACTCAGATTGCAAAAAAGCTAAAGGGGTCGCCTCTAGTGGCCAAAATTGTTGGAGGGCAGCTACGTATGAGGCCAAACATTGATTACTGGAGAATTTCGCGAGATGGGAACCACTTGGATGACACcatgggagctctgtggtggagctACCAACATCTTGATGAACAGGTCAGACAATGCTTCGCTTACTGCAGTATTTTTCCTCGGAGACGTCAGTTGGAACAACATGAGTTAGTTAAGCTTTGGGCTGCAGAAGGGTTTGCTAGAAGTAGCGATGAAGGGAAGGATTCAGAAGATGTTTGCCAGGGATACTTTGATGTACTAGTGTCAGCCTCATTTCTGCAACATGGAGTAGGGAAGTACTCCAGTAAAACGGACACTTATATAGTTCATGATCTGTTGCTTGATTTAGCGGATAAGGTCGCTGGAAGTGATTGTTTCAGAACTGAGAATCGGTGGAAAAGGTCAGGAGATAGCTGGACAATGGAAGGATGTGAAGATGAAGTTCCCCCAGACATCCGCCATGTTTTTGTTCAGACCTATGGTTCAGAATTGATCAATGAGAAAATATGTAAATTGGACAACCTGCGCACTCTCATCATTGACAGTGCAGAAGGGAGAACACCAGTTGAGGAGAAAGTCCTCAAGAGTCTGTTTGTGAGGCTAAGGAAGTTGCGGGTGCTTACCGTAGCTAGTGATCAAGGTATGTTGTCAGTCCCAGAATCTATTGGTCAGCTAAGGCATCTACGGTATCTTGCTTTTATGACCAGATATGGTTCAGACAGCAGGCTGGTTTTACCAGGCACTTTGACCAAGCTTTACCACATGCAGGTTCTAGATTTTGGTAACATTAGCGATTTGGTGTTTGGCTCGTGTGAAGATATGTTTAGTCTCATCAACTTGCGACATATAATCCGAGTGCCGTTTCGGGAAATTCGAAGCATTGGCAGGCTGACATTACTTCGAACGCTGGAAACATTTGAAGTAAGAGAGGAACAAGGGTGCGAGTTAAAGCAACTCAGCGACCTAAACCAGCTTTGTGGCAAACGGACTATCTTGGGCCTCCAAAATGTTGAAAGCCAGCAGGAAGCTCTTGAAGCCAACCTAGCCGATAAAGAAGGGCTCAGAACATTGGAACTGTGGTGGAATTATGATGAGAGAGCAGAGTTAAAAGAAAAGGAAGTTCAGACAGAGGTACTAGAGGGTCTATGCCCACCGAAGCTTCTCGAATCACTGACCATATACTGCTACGATGGTTTGAGATACCCAAGTTGGATGATGGGTAGGCACAATGGTGGCCCAAAGTATCTGAGCACACTCAGCCTGCACTGTTGCAGCACAGAACTTGGCCCAGAACTTGGTGGGTTTTGCCCTCACCTCCGTTCACTCTATATCTTCGGTTGCAGCTGGGACACCTTGCCAGACAAAATGGAGCACCTGACGTCACTGAAGGTCCTGGGCCTCGATCGCTGCCGGAATATTCGGTCGCTTCCAATGCTGCCGCAGTCTCTTGAGTGCTTCAGACTCAGTCGCTCCAATGAGATGTTGACGAGTTCGTGCAGAACAGTTAGAGATCCCAATTGGGAAAAGCTTCAGCACGTTCCTGAAGTATATGTTGAAG GCTACCGGCTGGAAACGAGAGCCTGA